One window from the genome of uncultured Tateyamaria sp. encodes:
- the galU gene encoding UTP--glucose-1-phosphate uridylyltransferase GalU, with translation MRKKVTKAIFPVAGLGTRFLPATKSVPKEIMTLVDRPLIQYAIDEARAAGIKEFIFVTSRGKGALEDYFDHAPTLEQELRKKGKDKLLEVLKSTNMESGAIAYIRQHKALGLGHAVWCARRLIGNEPFAVILPDDVIAADTPCLQQMVDAYNETGGNIVAAMEVPPERASSYGVLDIKNDMGQLVEVKGMVEKPPAGQAPSNLAVIGRYILTTKVLRSLNQMKAGSGGEIQLTDAIANEIGGEDGVYGYRFRGQRFDCGSKSGFLQATVAFGLARDDLRDDLHAYIRDVVQMDKAAE, from the coding sequence ATGCGCAAGAAGGTGACCAAGGCGATTTTTCCGGTGGCGGGTCTGGGAACGCGGTTCTTGCCTGCAACCAAATCGGTACCGAAAGAGATCATGACGCTGGTCGACAGACCTTTGATCCAATACGCCATTGATGAGGCGCGCGCCGCAGGTATCAAGGAGTTTATCTTCGTGACCTCGCGCGGCAAAGGCGCGCTGGAGGATTATTTCGACCACGCGCCGACCCTGGAGCAGGAACTGCGGAAAAAGGGCAAGGACAAGCTGCTGGAGGTGCTGAAAAGCACCAATATGGAAAGCGGCGCCATCGCCTATATCCGTCAGCACAAGGCGCTGGGCCTTGGTCATGCCGTGTGGTGCGCCCGCCGTCTGATTGGCAACGAACCCTTTGCGGTGATCCTGCCCGACGACGTGATCGCTGCGGATACGCCCTGTCTGCAACAGATGGTCGACGCGTATAATGAAACCGGTGGCAACATCGTTGCCGCAATGGAGGTCCCGCCCGAGCGCGCGTCATCCTATGGTGTGCTGGATATCAAGAACGACATGGGTCAGCTGGTCGAAGTCAAGGGTATGGTTGAAAAGCCGCCGGCCGGTCAGGCGCCCTCGAACCTCGCTGTGATTGGACGTTACATCCTGACCACCAAGGTGCTGCGGTCGCTTAACCAGATGAAAGCGGGGTCCGGTGGCGAGATCCAGCTGACCGACGCCATCGCCAACGAAATCGGAGGCGAGGACGGAGTCTATGGCTACCGGTTCCGGGGCCAGCGTTTTGACTGCGGATCGAAATCCGGATTTCTGCAGGCCACAGTCGCCTTTGGCCTGGCCCGGGACGATTTGCGCGACGATCTGCACGCGTATATCCGTGACGTTGTCCAGATGGACAAGGCTGCCGAATAG
- a CDS encoding beta-1,6-N-acetylglucosaminyltransferase → MSVGIVMLVHTALDRAEQAARFWATGGCPVVIHVDVKVPKKTYATFAKALSDIPTIKFSKRFRCEWGTWGIVAASQAASELMLAEFDDVRHVYLASGSCLPLRPVEELVDYLAARPRTDFIESATTADVPWTVGGLDHERFTLRFPFSWKRQRFLFDRYVELQRRLRVKRRIPAGLVPHMGSQWWCLTRQTLSAILQGPDRKEYDAYFRRVWIPDESYYQTLARQYAIEIESRSLTLSKFDFQGKPHIFYDDHLQLLRRSDCFVARKIWPHANRLYETFLTDPSGAMKRTEPNPGKIDRIFAKAVERRTRGRPGLYMQSRFPNEDWENGVTAAPYSMFQGFSEIFENFEPWLARATGARVHGHLFHPDRVEFAEGQKTLNGALSNSAKMRDYNPTGFLTNLIWNTRGERQCFQFGPADNQRINWKVAKDPNAQISVISGAWSVPLFRSNMNFLDIRKEAARLQKIESEHLDVLRSHWAKARIRIWTMAEFVEAPMEPLQGILDEIGLTHARRLSEVPKLVNLTGFGQFLQNLKNQGMHPHLMGDFPVAIGPQPVQDSPRKPYLVR, encoded by the coding sequence ATGAGCGTCGGCATCGTCATGCTGGTGCACACGGCGCTGGACCGGGCGGAACAGGCCGCGCGGTTCTGGGCCACGGGCGGTTGCCCGGTGGTGATCCATGTTGACGTAAAAGTGCCGAAAAAGACCTACGCCACATTTGCCAAGGCGCTGTCCGACATCCCCACCATAAAGTTTTCCAAGCGGTTTCGCTGTGAATGGGGTACTTGGGGCATTGTCGCGGCCAGCCAGGCAGCATCGGAGCTGATGCTGGCCGAATTTGATGATGTCCGGCATGTCTACCTGGCATCGGGATCGTGTTTGCCTTTGCGCCCGGTTGAAGAACTGGTGGATTACCTCGCGGCGCGACCGCGCACAGACTTTATCGAAAGTGCGACAACGGCCGACGTGCCCTGGACGGTTGGCGGCCTTGACCACGAACGGTTCACGCTGCGGTTTCCGTTTTCATGGAAGCGACAACGGTTCCTGTTTGATCGCTATGTCGAATTGCAACGCAGGTTGCGCGTCAAACGCAGAATCCCGGCTGGCCTCGTGCCGCATATGGGCAGCCAATGGTGGTGCCTGACCCGGCAAACGCTGTCCGCGATCCTGCAAGGGCCGGATCGCAAGGAATACGACGCATATTTCAGACGCGTCTGGATCCCTGATGAAAGCTACTACCAGACCCTGGCGCGGCAGTACGCCATCGAAATTGAAAGCCGGTCACTGACCCTGTCCAAGTTCGACTTTCAGGGCAAGCCGCATATTTTCTATGACGATCACCTGCAGCTGCTGCGCCGGTCCGACTGTTTCGTGGCGCGCAAGATCTGGCCCCATGCCAACCGGTTGTACGAGACGTTCCTGACGGACCCATCCGGCGCGATGAAGCGTACCGAACCGAATCCGGGCAAGATTGACCGCATCTTTGCCAAGGCGGTTGAACGACGGACGCGCGGGCGGCCGGGCCTGTATATGCAAAGCCGTTTTCCCAACGAGGATTGGGAAAACGGGGTGACGGCAGCGCCCTATTCGATGTTCCAGGGCTTTTCCGAGATTTTCGAGAATTTCGAACCGTGGCTGGCCAGGGCCACGGGCGCGCGCGTGCACGGGCACCTGTTTCATCCGGACCGGGTTGAATTTGCGGAAGGTCAGAAGACCCTGAACGGGGCCTTGTCCAACAGCGCGAAGATGCGCGACTATAACCCGACGGGTTTTTTGACAAACCTGATCTGGAATACACGCGGCGAACGTCAGTGTTTCCAGTTCGGGCCAGCAGACAACCAGCGGATCAACTGGAAGGTTGCCAAGGATCCCAACGCCCAGATCTCGGTCATTTCGGGGGCCTGGTCGGTGCCGCTTTTCCGGTCGAACATGAACTTTCTGGACATCCGCAAAGAAGCCGCGCGGCTGCAGAAAATCGAAAGCGAACATTTGGATGTTCTGCGGTCGCATTGGGCCAAGGCACGTATCCGCATCTGGACCATGGCCGAGTTCGTCGAGGCGCCGATGGAGCCGTTGCAAGGCATACTTGACGAGATTGGCCTGACCCATGCCCGCCGGTTGTCCGAGGTGCCGAAGCTGGTCAATCTGACCGGGTTTGGCCAGTTCCTGCAAAACCTCAAGAACCAGGGCATGCACCCGCACCTGATGGGCGATTTCCCGGTGGCGATTGGCCCGCAACCCGTGCAGGATTCGCCGCGCAAACCCTATCTGGTACGTTGA
- a CDS encoding PTS sugar transporter subunit IIA, producing the protein MNFGTLLKSEAVKVVTSASSKKRLFHEIGELVQSAYDVNAGQVVESLIAREALGPTGVGHGVALPHARLDGISDVMGAFVLLDKPIDFDAVDRQPVDIAFALFAPEEAGVEHLKALALVSRTLRDSAICTKLRANPDASTLFAILNESKPAQAA; encoded by the coding sequence ATGAATTTTGGGACTCTTTTGAAATCTGAGGCGGTCAAGGTTGTGACCTCCGCCTCATCGAAGAAACGGCTTTTTCACGAGATCGGCGAACTCGTGCAGTCTGCCTATGACGTGAATGCAGGTCAGGTGGTTGAATCGCTGATCGCGCGCGAAGCCTTGGGTCCCACGGGCGTGGGCCACGGTGTGGCCCTGCCCCATGCGCGCCTTGATGGCATTTCGGATGTCATGGGCGCGTTTGTCCTGCTTGATAAACCCATCGACTTTGATGCGGTCGATCGTCAGCCGGTCGACATCGCCTTTGCCCTGTTCGCCCCGGAAGAGGCTGGTGTCGAACACCTCAAGGCGCTGGCGCTGGTGTCCCGCACCCTGCGCGACAGCGCGATCTGCACCAAGCTGCGCGCCAACCCGGACGCCAGCACCCTGTTTGCGATTCTGAACGAATCGAAACCGGCCCAGGCCGCCTAG
- the galE gene encoding UDP-glucose 4-epimerase GalE: protein MTNVLVTGGAGYIGSHACKALQAAGYTPITFDNFETGWRDAVKFGPCIHGDLTDRAALDTAFAEYAPVAVMHFAALSQVGESMQDPGRYWRNNVVGSLTLIEAAVAAGCLDFVFSSTCATYGDQDNVVLDENSAQHPINAYGASKRAIEDILRDFEVAHGLRHVIFRYFNVAGADPEGEVGEFHQPETHLIPLMLDAIDGKRDALTVFGTDYDTPDGTCIRDYVHVCDLVDAHVLGLRWLRDDKGSRVFNLGTGDGFSVREVIDHSRAVTNKSVPFVEGDRRPGDCTKLVSGSTRAEVELGWTPTRSTLETMIRDAWRWHQSGHYER, encoded by the coding sequence GTGACGAACGTATTGGTCACCGGCGGGGCGGGGTACATCGGGTCGCACGCCTGCAAAGCGCTGCAGGCTGCCGGATACACGCCAATCACCTTTGACAATTTCGAAACCGGCTGGCGGGACGCCGTCAAATTCGGCCCCTGTATTCACGGCGACCTGACAGATCGCGCAGCGCTGGATACCGCGTTTGCCGAATATGCCCCCGTTGCTGTCATGCACTTTGCCGCACTGAGCCAGGTGGGCGAAAGCATGCAGGACCCGGGCCGCTACTGGCGCAACAACGTCGTCGGGTCACTGACACTGATCGAGGCCGCAGTGGCCGCCGGGTGTCTTGATTTTGTGTTTTCATCGACCTGCGCAACCTATGGCGATCAGGACAATGTCGTGCTGGATGAAAACAGCGCGCAGCACCCCATCAACGCCTATGGGGCCTCAAAACGTGCGATCGAGGATATCCTGAGGGATTTCGAAGTCGCCCATGGGTTGCGTCACGTGATCTTTCGCTATTTCAACGTGGCCGGTGCGGACCCCGAGGGCGAGGTTGGCGAGTTCCATCAGCCCGAGACCCATCTGATTCCCTTGATGCTGGATGCGATTGACGGAAAGCGTGATGCGCTGACGGTGTTCGGCACGGATTACGACACGCCGGACGGCACCTGCATTCGCGACTATGTCCATGTGTGCGACCTGGTGGACGCCCATGTGCTGGGCCTGCGCTGGCTGCGCGACGACAAAGGCAGCCGGGTGTTCAACCTGGGCACGGGCGACGGATTTTCCGTACGCGAGGTCATTGATCATTCACGTGCGGTTACCAACAAATCCGTACCTTTTGTCGAAGGCGACCGCCGCCCCGGCGATTGTACCAAACTCGTGTCCGGCTCGACCCGGGCCGAGGTTGAACTTGGCTGGACCCCGACACGGTCGACCCTTGAAACCATGATCCGGGACGCGTGGCGTTGGCACCAGTCCGGGCATTATGAAAGGTAG
- a CDS encoding manno-octulosonate cytidylyltransferase, with the protein MSVLIAIPARYASSRYPGKPLVPLTGATGEAQTLIERSWRAAMAVSGVDRVVVATDDDRIKDVSEAFGAEVVMTSETCQNGTERCAEAHAALGGGYDFVVNLQGDAPLTPAWFVEGLIDGLRRAPDAEIATPVLRCDGATLRGFLEDRKAGRVGGTTAVFGAARQAMYFSKEVIPFTNDTYADDAQTPVFHHVGVYAYRPDALAAYPSWPVGPLETLEGLEQLRFMENGRQVLCVEVEARDRQFWELNNPADVPKIEAMMAEMGVA; encoded by the coding sequence ATGTCCGTTCTGATCGCCATTCCGGCCCGCTATGCCTCGTCCCGCTATCCCGGCAAGCCATTGGTGCCGTTGACAGGGGCAACCGGCGAGGCCCAGACGTTGATCGAACGCAGCTGGCGCGCAGCCATGGCCGTGTCAGGTGTGGACCGCGTGGTTGTTGCCACGGATGACGACCGGATCAAGGACGTGTCGGAGGCGTTTGGCGCCGAAGTCGTGATGACATCAGAGACGTGCCAGAACGGCACAGAACGCTGTGCCGAAGCCCACGCCGCGCTGGGCGGTGGCTATGACTTTGTGGTGAATTTGCAGGGCGACGCCCCGCTGACCCCGGCCTGGTTTGTCGAAGGGTTGATTGACGGCCTGCGTCGTGCGCCCGACGCCGAGATTGCAACGCCGGTGTTGCGCTGTGACGGCGCGACGCTGCGCGGTTTCCTCGAGGACCGCAAGGCGGGCCGCGTCGGCGGCACGACAGCGGTGTTCGGTGCAGCCCGGCAGGCCATGTACTTTTCCAAGGAAGTGATCCCCTTCACCAACGACACCTATGCCGATGATGCGCAAACGCCCGTGTTCCATCACGTGGGTGTTTATGCATACCGACCTGATGCGCTGGCGGCCTATCCGTCCTGGCCCGTGGGCCCATTGGAGACATTGGAGGGCCTCGAACAGTTGCGCTTTATGGAGAACGGGCGGCAGGTTCTGTGTGTCGAGGTGGAGGCGCGGGACCGGCAGTTCTGGGAACTGAACAATCCCGCCGACGTGCCCAAGATCGAAGCGATGATGGCGGAGATGGGGGTCGCATGA
- a CDS encoding glycosyltransferase, producing MTHPPVSVVVVSRDRPTALIRCLTGLSQLQYPNFEIVVVADPAGCEAVGASALSDLIKLAPYDQPNISEARNLGISHAAGDIVAFIDDDAVPEPSWLHYLIAPAQRPNVAAMGGFVRARNGISWQSRAHTVDPMGVIEPFDVSPHRATVMTPKGHRAIRTHGTNMAVRRDVLVALEGFDPGFAFSLETTDLNLRLARAGHATAVVPLAEVHHGFRSSPRRRTDRAPRDLFDTGSGWAVFQRKYMGEAQRKDHWRLIREAERRRVIGHMVAGRLLPRDVRHLVARMDQGYGQGLMRQRGGAQIARSPVSPFKLFPYRSRASVVLAGRSWQHRRMRAEAAKRTEAGDIVSLFLFSPTALYHHVQFDPVGFWVQRGGLFGRSVRDAPVFRFFSFRERVAAETRRIGKQRLIS from the coding sequence ATGACCCATCCGCCGGTCAGCGTTGTGGTTGTCAGCCGCGACCGGCCAACCGCGCTGATCCGGTGCCTGACGGGGCTGTCGCAGCTTCAATATCCCAATTTCGAGATTGTTGTCGTGGCCGACCCGGCGGGGTGCGAGGCTGTTGGCGCAAGCGCGCTGTCCGACCTGATCAAGCTGGCGCCCTATGACCAACCCAACATCTCTGAGGCGCGCAACCTTGGGATCAGCCATGCGGCGGGCGACATTGTTGCGTTCATCGATGATGATGCGGTGCCCGAACCCAGTTGGCTGCATTATCTGATCGCCCCGGCGCAGCGACCAAATGTGGCGGCGATGGGCGGGTTCGTTCGGGCCCGCAACGGCATTTCCTGGCAGTCCAGGGCGCACACGGTCGATCCGATGGGCGTGATCGAACCGTTTGATGTCAGCCCGCATCGGGCCACCGTCATGACGCCCAAGGGGCACCGGGCCATCCGGACGCATGGCACCAACATGGCGGTACGTCGTGATGTTCTGGTCGCACTGGAGGGGTTCGATCCCGGCTTTGCTTTCAGTCTGGAAACGACGGATCTGAACCTGCGGCTGGCGCGTGCCGGACATGCCACGGCGGTGGTGCCCCTTGCCGAGGTCCACCATGGGTTTCGATCCAGCCCACGCAGACGCACCGATCGCGCGCCGCGCGATCTGTTTGACACCGGATCGGGCTGGGCCGTGTTTCAGCGCAAATACATGGGCGAAGCGCAGCGCAAGGATCATTGGCGACTCATAAGAGAGGCGGAACGCCGCCGCGTGATCGGCCATATGGTGGCCGGGCGCCTTCTGCCACGGGATGTGCGGCACCTCGTCGCGCGGATGGACCAGGGGTATGGTCAGGGTCTAATGCGCCAAAGGGGCGGTGCCCAGATCGCCCGCAGCCCGGTTTCCCCCTTCAAGCTGTTTCCCTACCGGTCGCGCGCGTCGGTGGTTCTGGCCGGGCGCAGTTGGCAACATCGCCGGATGCGGGCCGAGGCGGCAAAGCGCACAGAAGCGGGAGATATCGTCAGTCTGTTTCTGTTTTCGCCAACGGCGCTGTATCATCACGTCCAATTCGACCCGGTGGGGTTCTGGGTTCAACGCGGCGGCCTGTTTGGCCGTTCGGTGCGCGATGCGCCGGTTTTTCGATTCTTCAGTTTCCGGGAAAGGGTCGCGGCCGAAACACGCCGCATTGGCAAACAGCGGCTGATCTCGTGA
- a CDS encoding glycosyltransferase family 2 protein: MRALWAAYKLVWKRRRLRWRAFRSRHALTVVHDRTADLAPDAIRAFVCLRNEMLRLPHFLDHYRRLGVTRFLVVDNDSTDGSQAFLAEQPDVSLWRTTASYRDARFGLDWMNWLLARYGHGAWCLLVDADELLVYADHERQDLNALTRWLDGQGQRAFGALMLDMYARAALGADDAARDPLRILEGFDAGPYRATRQEPLGNLWVQGGARDRAFFADDPRRAPTLNKLPLVRWDRRFTYVNSTHSMLPRRMNFAYDGPGGTAPSGVLLHTKFLPDVVERAKEDLSRRQHFHNPDVFVDYYDAIRQMPVLWYAGSTRYTGWTQLVQLGLMSDGGFAKPD, from the coding sequence ATGCGCGCATTGTGGGCCGCCTATAAGCTTGTCTGGAAGCGCCGCCGCCTTCGGTGGCGCGCATTCCGCAGCCGCCACGCCCTGACAGTTGTGCACGACCGGACCGCAGATCTGGCCCCGGATGCGATCCGCGCCTTTGTCTGCCTGCGCAACGAAATGCTGCGCCTGCCCCATTTCCTGGACCATTACCGGCGCCTTGGCGTGACGCGGTTTCTGGTGGTCGACAATGACAGCACCGATGGGTCGCAGGCCTTTTTGGCGGAACAGCCGGATGTGTCATTGTGGCGGACAACGGCCAGTTATCGGGACGCGCGGTTTGGCCTTGATTGGATGAACTGGTTGCTGGCGCGCTATGGGCATGGTGCGTGGTGCCTGCTGGTCGATGCCGATGAACTGCTGGTCTATGCAGATCACGAACGGCAGGACCTGAATGCCCTGACGCGGTGGTTGGACGGTCAGGGTCAACGCGCCTTTGGTGCCTTGATGTTGGACATGTACGCCCGGGCCGCGCTGGGCGCGGACGATGCCGCACGCGACCCGCTGCGTATTCTGGAAGGGTTCGATGCGGGGCCGTACCGGGCAACACGTCAGGAGCCGCTGGGCAATCTTTGGGTGCAGGGCGGTGCGCGGGACCGCGCATTCTTTGCCGATGATCCACGCCGCGCGCCAACCCTGAACAAGTTGCCGCTGGTGCGGTGGGACAGGCGGTTCACCTATGTGAATTCCACGCATTCCATGCTGCCCCGCCGCATGAACTTTGCCTATGACGGGCCCGGCGGAACGGCGCCCTCGGGCGTGCTGCTTCACACCAAATTCCTGCCGGACGTTGTGGAGCGGGCCAAAGAGGACCTGAGCCGACGCCAGCATTTTCACAACCCGGATGTCTTTGTCGACTACTATGATGCGATCCGGCAGATGCCTGTGCTCTGGTACGCCGGATCCACCCGGTACACCGGATGGACGCAACTGGTTCAGTTGGGCCTGATGTCCGATGGCGGTTTCGCCAAACCCGATTGA
- a CDS encoding nodulation protein NodH, whose amino-acid sequence MAKFDYFVVFAEMRTGSNFLETNLNAFDGISCHGEAFNPAFIGYPNRDEILGVSQAARDEDPRQLLREIRKTPELSGFRYFHDHDPRIFDKVVDDPKCAKIVLTRNPVDSYVSWKIAKATGQWKLTDAKARKDGKATFDADEFAEHLNALQSFQVTLLNRLQSTGQTAFYVAYEDLQSLSVMNGLAMWLGVDSQLEALDKSLKVQNPAALSDKVSNFTQMTEALSGLDRFNLTRTPNFEPRRGAAVPTYFASQTHPILYLPIRGWPEDPALRWLQAIDGADGIKPASKLSQNDMRDWMRAHPGHRSFTVLRHPLARAHSVFCHRILNTGKGGYGGIRSTLSKRYKLDLPDDPADQAYDKAAHRTAFVAFLRFLKANLNGQTGIRVDPDWASQAKTLEGFAEFALPGRLMRADTLAYELAELSATVGLATPPALQNDAQDAPHPLVDIYDAEVEALCRAAYSRDYLMFGFLDWAPA is encoded by the coding sequence ATGGCAAAATTCGACTACTTCGTTGTGTTTGCCGAGATGCGCACAGGGTCCAATTTTCTGGAAACCAACCTGAACGCATTTGACGGGATCAGCTGTCATGGTGAGGCGTTCAACCCCGCCTTCATCGGGTACCCGAACAGGGACGAGATCCTTGGCGTGTCACAAGCTGCCCGTGACGAAGACCCCAGGCAATTGCTGCGCGAAATCAGAAAGACGCCGGAGTTGAGCGGTTTTCGCTATTTCCATGACCACGATCCGCGCATCTTTGACAAGGTTGTCGACGATCCGAAATGCGCCAAGATCGTACTGACCCGCAATCCGGTTGACAGCTATGTGTCCTGGAAGATCGCCAAGGCGACCGGGCAATGGAAACTGACGGATGCCAAGGCCCGCAAGGACGGCAAGGCAACCTTTGACGCGGATGAATTCGCCGAGCATCTGAATGCATTGCAGTCCTTTCAGGTCACGCTGCTCAACCGGCTGCAATCAACCGGGCAGACGGCGTTTTATGTGGCGTACGAAGACTTGCAGTCTCTGTCGGTGATGAACGGGTTGGCCATGTGGTTGGGCGTCGACAGCCAGCTGGAGGCACTGGACAAAAGCCTCAAGGTGCAGAACCCGGCCGCGTTGTCCGACAAGGTCAGCAACTTTACCCAGATGACCGAGGCGCTGTCGGGGCTGGATCGGTTCAACCTGACGCGCACGCCGAATTTCGAACCGCGGCGCGGGGCGGCGGTGCCCACCTATTTCGCCAGTCAAACGCATCCCATCCTGTACCTGCCCATCCGGGGCTGGCCCGAGGATCCGGCGCTGCGGTGGTTGCAGGCAATTGATGGGGCGGATGGGATCAAACCTGCGTCCAAGTTGTCACAAAATGACATGCGTGACTGGATGCGCGCCCATCCCGGTCACCGCAGCTTTACCGTTTTGCGCCATCCGCTGGCGCGGGCGCACAGCGTGTTCTGCCACCGGATCCTGAACACGGGAAAAGGTGGGTATGGCGGGATCCGCAGCACGCTCAGCAAGCGCTACAAGCTGGATCTGCCGGATGATCCCGCCGATCAAGCGTATGACAAGGCGGCGCATCGCACGGCGTTTGTGGCGTTCCTTCGGTTTCTGAAGGCCAACCTGAATGGGCAGACCGGGATACGTGTCGATCCCGATTGGGCAAGCCAGGCCAAGACACTCGAAGGGTTTGCGGAGTTTGCCCTGCCGGGGCGGTTGATGCGTGCGGATACGTTGGCCTATGAATTGGCCGAGTTGAGCGCGACTGTCGGTTTGGCTACGCCCCCCGCGCTGCAAAACGATGCGCAGGATGCCCCGCACCCGCTTGTCGACATCTACGACGCGGAAGTCGAAGCGCTGTGCCGCGCGGCGTATTCGCGCGACTATCTCATGTTCGGATTTCTGGACTGGGCGCCGGCCTAG
- the raiA gene encoding ribosome-associated translation inhibitor RaiA produces MQYQISGKQIDIGEALQTHVRDDLGAVVQKYAERPTNAQVVFSKSAHEYVCEATVHLSTGLTAQAKAHATEIYAAFDGCSEKMEKQLRRYKRRLKDHHKDRVQPVELSGAASYILASDVGVDDSEPETLQPMIVAEMETKIPSLSVGEAVMQMELAGAPVLVFRNEGKDGLNVVYRREDGNIGWIDP; encoded by the coding sequence ATGCAGTATCAAATCAGTGGCAAACAGATCGATATCGGCGAGGCCCTGCAAACCCATGTGCGGGATGATTTGGGAGCGGTTGTGCAGAAATATGCCGAACGCCCGACAAACGCGCAGGTGGTTTTTTCGAAGTCCGCGCATGAATATGTCTGTGAAGCAACAGTGCACCTCTCGACCGGCCTGACCGCTCAGGCCAAGGCGCATGCCACTGAAATCTATGCAGCTTTTGATGGTTGTTCCGAAAAGATGGAGAAACAATTGCGGCGCTACAAGCGGCGTCTCAAGGACCATCACAAGGATCGCGTACAGCCGGTTGAACTCTCTGGCGCGGCCTCTTATATCCTCGCCTCTGATGTGGGTGTGGACGACTCGGAACCCGAGACGCTGCAACCTATGATCGTGGCCGAGATGGAAACCAAGATCCCATCCCTCTCGGTCGGAGAAGCGGTCATGCAAATGGAATTGGCGGGCGCCCCTGTGCTGGTGTTCCGAAACGAAGGGAAAGACGGGCTGAATGTGGTCTACCGTCGCGAAGACGGGAACATTGGCTGGATCGACCCGTAA
- a CDS encoding glycosyltransferase family 2 protein, whose translation MRLRRKYRLVRSARKSLELKVFQDRTAQIKPNDILLISTMRNEKIRLPHFLDYYRSLGVDHFLFVDNDSTDGTLDYIAGMPDVSAWHTTASYKASKFGVDWVNWLARKYADGHWMLVVDPDELFVYPFCDTRSVRALTDWLENSNIRSFSAMLLDMYPKGRISEQPYVAGQDPLQIASWFDSGNYTIARNHQYGNLWIQGGPRARTFFADNPYKAPALNKVPLVKWSKRYAYVDSTHMMLPRGLNLVYDEWGGEKASGVLLHTKFLDTFTQKAKEELERRQHYGASIEYRAYAAAKDDELDLWCKWSEKYINWRQLEILGLMSKGNWA comes from the coding sequence ATGCGTTTGCGACGCAAGTATCGACTGGTTCGATCTGCGCGTAAGTCGTTGGAGTTGAAGGTTTTTCAAGACCGCACCGCACAGATCAAGCCCAATGATATTCTTCTGATCAGCACGATGCGGAACGAAAAGATCCGCTTGCCGCATTTCCTGGATTACTACCGATCCCTGGGCGTGGATCATTTCCTGTTTGTGGACAATGACAGTACCGATGGCACCCTGGATTACATCGCCGGCATGCCGGACGTATCGGCGTGGCACACCACAGCCAGCTACAAGGCGTCCAAGTTCGGCGTGGATTGGGTCAATTGGCTGGCCCGCAAATACGCCGATGGGCATTGGATGCTGGTGGTCGATCCGGACGAATTGTTTGTGTATCCGTTCTGCGATACGCGGTCGGTCCGGGCGCTGACCGATTGGCTTGAAAATTCAAACATCCGCAGCTTCAGTGCGATGCTTCTGGACATGTATCCCAAGGGGCGGATTTCCGAACAGCCCTACGTGGCCGGGCAGGACCCGCTGCAGATCGCCAGTTGGTTTGACAGCGGCAACTACACCATCGCGCGGAACCACCAGTACGGCAATTTGTGGATACAGGGCGGACCGCGTGCGCGCACCTTTTTTGCGGATAACCCGTACAAGGCGCCAGCCCTGAACAAGGTGCCGCTGGTGAAGTGGAGCAAGCGGTACGCCTATGTCGATTCGACCCACATGATGCTGCCGCGCGGGCTGAACCTGGTCTATGACGAATGGGGCGGCGAAAAAGCGTCGGGTGTCCTGCTGCACACCAAGTTTCTGGACACGTTCACCCAAAAGGCCAAGGAGGAGCTGGAGCGCCGACAGCATTACGGTGCGTCGATTGAATACAGGGCCTATGCCGCCGCCAAGGACGACGAACTGGACCTCTGGTGCAAGTGGTCCGAAAAATACATCAATTGGCGGCAGCTTGAAATTCTTGGGCTCATGTCAAAAGGGAACTGGGCATGA